The following are from one region of the Acidimicrobiales bacterium genome:
- a CDS encoding phosphomannomutase/phosphoglucomutase: MPSFDPVFKAYDIRGTVPDQLDADMCRAIGAAFARFTKAPRILVARDMRESGVALAQAFAEGATSQGVDVVDLGLASTDLLYFAAGHLDAPGAMFTASHNPAQYNGIKMCLAGAKPVGQDTGLGDIKRMAAEGLAPTGTPGTVTTSELIDEYGRHVVGFVDTGVLRPLKVVADTANGMGGLVVPRIFAKLPFELEILFEELDGSFPNHPADPIQPENLKDLQARVLENGADVGLAFDGDADRVFLVDEKAQPVSGSLTTAMVAATLLDKHPGETIVHNLICSKAVPEIVREKGGTPVRTRVGHSFIKEVMAETGALFGGEHSGHYYFRDNYRADSGLIAAVVILELLSKAGEPLSELRKPFERYAASGEINTEVADPKGVVEQIAAAFTDAEQDRLDGLTVDYGDWWFNLRPSNTEPLLRLNLEAPTREECDAHTDEVLAMIREL; encoded by the coding sequence ATGCCGTCTTTCGACCCCGTCTTCAAGGCCTACGACATCCGCGGCACCGTCCCCGACCAGCTCGACGCCGACATGTGCCGAGCCATCGGGGCCGCCTTCGCCCGCTTCACCAAGGCCCCCCGCATCCTCGTCGCCCGCGACATGCGCGAGTCGGGCGTGGCCCTGGCCCAAGCGTTCGCCGAAGGCGCCACGTCACAGGGCGTCGACGTCGTCGACCTCGGCCTGGCCTCCACCGACCTGCTCTACTTTGCCGCCGGCCACCTCGATGCGCCGGGTGCCATGTTCACCGCATCGCACAACCCGGCCCAGTACAACGGCATCAAGATGTGCCTGGCGGGCGCCAAGCCCGTGGGCCAGGACACCGGCCTGGGCGACATCAAGCGGATGGCGGCCGAGGGCCTGGCCCCCACCGGCACGCCGGGCACGGTGACCACCTCCGAGCTCATCGACGAGTACGGCCGCCACGTGGTGGGCTTCGTCGACACCGGCGTCCTGCGCCCCCTCAAGGTGGTGGCCGACACCGCCAACGGCATGGGCGGCCTGGTGGTCCCCCGCATCTTCGCCAAGCTGCCGTTCGAGCTGGAGATCCTCTTCGAGGAGCTCGACGGCTCGTTCCCCAACCACCCGGCCGACCCCATCCAGCCCGAGAACCTCAAGGACCTCCAGGCCCGGGTGTTGGAGAACGGCGCCGATGTGGGCCTGGCCTTCGACGGCGACGCCGACCGCGTGTTCCTCGTCGACGAGAAGGCCCAGCCGGTGTCGGGCTCGCTGACCACCGCCATGGTGGCCGCCACCCTGCTCGACAAGCACCCGGGCGAGACGATCGTCCACAACCTCATCTGCTCCAAGGCGGTCCCCGAGATCGTGCGCGAGAAGGGCGGCACCCCGGTGCGCACCCGGGTGGGCCACTCGTTCATCAAGGAGGTGATGGCCGAGACCGGCGCCCTGTTCGGCGGCGAGCACTCAGGCCACTACTACTTCCGCGACAACTACCGGGCCGACTCCGGCCTCATCGCCGCCGTCGTCATCCTCGAGCTCCTGTCGAAGGCGGGGGAGCCGCTGTCGGAGCTGCGCAAGCCCTTCGAGCGCTACGCGGCGTCGGGCGAGATCAACACCGAGGTGGCCGACCCCAAGGGCGTCGTCGAGCAGATCGCGGCGGCGTTCACCGATGCCGAGCAGGACCGCCTCGACGGCCTGACCGTCGACTACGGCGACTGGTGGTTCAACCTCCGCCCCTCCAACACCGAGCCGCTCCTGCGGCTCAACCTCGAAGCCCCGACCCGGGAAGAATGCGACGCCCACACCGACGAGGTGCTCGCCATGATCAGGGAGCTGTGA
- a CDS encoding Trm112 family protein: protein MTVSLNPQLLEILACPDDKGPLLYFEGEQSLYNPRLKRRYAIRDDIPVMLVDEAETVGDDEHARLLAKAEAEGVKPTFEA, encoded by the coding sequence GTGACCGTGTCCCTCAACCCGCAACTGCTGGAGATCCTGGCCTGCCCCGACGACAAGGGCCCGCTCCTGTACTTCGAAGGCGAGCAGTCGCTCTACAACCCTCGCCTCAAGCGCCGTTATGCAATCCGCGACGACATCCCGGTGATGCTGGTCGACGAGGCCGAGACGGTGGGCGACGACGAGCACGCCCGCCTGTTGGCCAAGGCCGAGGCCGAAGGCGTCAAGCCGACCTTCGAGGCATGA
- a CDS encoding bifunctional phosphoglucose/phosphomannose isomerase has translation MTVGRERLDTQNIFDATAGLPEQVAQAAVDAKGADGLPDRSMIENVVVLGMGGSGIAGDVLMATAAPFMPVPVVVVKGYTPPAFVDEHSLVFAVSFSGNTEETIEAATEAAIQGARMVVVTSGGELGKLAASWGAPVLPVPDTIPQPRAGLGAMAVPPLVVLEEIGLFPGATQWINLAVDQLKRRRDALVTDDNDAAALARRIGRTIPLMHSSGALGNAVAQRWKTQVNENANSPAFWAVHPELCHNEVQGWGQHGDVTRQVITLVNLRHDAEHPQVTRRFDLVADLLREVVAGIEEVRAEGEGDLAQLLDLVLFGDFVSLHLAYQEGIDPGPVPALSDLKRQLTEGTT, from the coding sequence ATGACGGTGGGTCGCGAGCGCCTCGACACCCAGAACATCTTCGACGCCACCGCCGGGCTCCCCGAGCAAGTGGCACAAGCAGCGGTCGACGCCAAGGGGGCCGACGGCCTGCCCGACCGGTCCATGATCGAGAACGTCGTCGTGCTCGGCATGGGCGGCAGCGGCATCGCAGGCGACGTCCTCATGGCCACGGCGGCCCCGTTCATGCCGGTGCCCGTCGTGGTGGTCAAGGGCTACACCCCGCCCGCCTTCGTCGACGAGCACTCACTGGTGTTCGCCGTGTCGTTCTCGGGCAACACCGAAGAGACCATCGAGGCCGCCACCGAAGCCGCCATCCAGGGCGCCCGCATGGTCGTCGTCACCAGTGGCGGCGAACTGGGCAAGCTCGCCGCGAGCTGGGGCGCCCCCGTGCTGCCCGTCCCCGACACCATTCCCCAGCCCCGGGCCGGGCTGGGCGCCATGGCCGTCCCCCCGCTTGTCGTGCTCGAAGAGATCGGCCTGTTCCCGGGCGCCACGCAGTGGATCAACCTGGCCGTCGACCAGCTCAAGCGCCGTCGCGACGCACTGGTCACCGACGACAACGACGCGGCCGCCCTGGCCCGCCGCATCGGGCGCACGATTCCGCTCATGCACTCGTCTGGCGCCCTCGGCAACGCCGTCGCCCAGCGGTGGAAGACCCAGGTCAACGAGAACGCCAACTCGCCGGCCTTCTGGGCCGTGCACCCCGAGCTGTGCCACAACGAGGTGCAGGGGTGGGGCCAGCATGGCGACGTCACCCGCCAGGTCATTACCCTGGTGAACCTGCGTCACGACGCAGAGCACCCGCAGGTCACGCGCCGCTTCGACTTGGTCGCCGACTTGCTGCGCGAAGTCGTGGCGGGCATCGAGGAGGTCCGGGCTGAGGGCGAAGGCGACTTGGCCCAGCTCCTCGACCTCGTGCTGTTCGGCGACTTCGTCTCGCTCCACCTGGCGTACCAAGAGGGCATCGACCCCGGTCCTGTTCCGGCCCTCTCCGATCTGAAGCGACAACTCACGGAAGGCACTACATGA